From one Planococcus citri chromosome 3, ihPlaCitr1.1, whole genome shotgun sequence genomic stretch:
- the LOC135838973 gene encoding uncharacterized protein K02A2.6-like yields MDFCGITGNNKVKFFIASIGSETFAILRRLACPKRPKELTFDECIKLLEEYFDPKPLQDVCRYKFRKRKQLENEKFATFHAALNELSVNCNFGDRMEEEIRSQIIFGVYDGRVQKQLFNTPNLTFKKAVEIITNFELANKSYNEVHVGENSSSSYTAAPNVKTEPNVNKVNERVKKNYFPASKKRRPPSKVPVAPSAKPDQNSVDVCYRCARKNHRAPECRFINSTCNSCKEVGHLATVCGKNHDEIRAVAFRKKNSSVKVVNTKHSLESVVDIGKVSAVSVSSAKNNDSELPPDKIFIVLAVNDKSVKFEADCGSDFTFMSLAECTKLGLKNKIQRAHRVFESYDHSSIELFGIVPVKVRYKSRVLNLRLRIVDGDYSTLLGRDWLLPFNIDVREHVNSTAKIYQTKLNDQNELLRKIEALHERFADLFVEEIGCIPNSEVDIHLQPDAVPVFCRARQVPFALQKAVNDEIDRLVANGIYTPTTSSKWATPIVPVKKSNGAIRLVGDYSITVNRHIVPKNYPIPNIEEVLVGFSGCCYFTKYDIRDAYMHKKFSKSASEIATVNTPKGLFHVNRMAQGLQMSATEWQSFIDDMTKLIQGCAAFYDDVKISSSSPEEHLRRIEEFLIACRKNNLRLHKDKCVLLTDKLDYLGYSVDKNGLHKTTEKVDAIIKAKRPENADQLKAFTGLCGYYARFVPNLSDIMHPLNLLQRKNARFVWSDECENSFRKIKEEIASERVLHHFDPNKKLILATDASPYALGAVLSHIDGNGNERPIAFASRSLTPTECRYSQIDKESLGIYWGVKKFFNYVYGRKFELQTDCQPLQSIFASTASKPSLSATRLLHYALFLQGFDYEIKYRNSKYHANADFASRFPVTKGNPNQIDMPTQIHRVQLQTLPVTAKEIADEILNDDSVLSLYLQLQGIDPIRRKSQELQEYSLQDGCIFRGERVYIPPSLRSRILKELHVGHLGIVKCRQLARCFVYWPGIDSDIQKEISACTECAVNAKDPDRVKPHPWLPTEEPWQRVHFDCAQFESKQMLIIVDSFSKWVEVYQLNSMSASKLLECLDECFSRLGFPLVCVSDNAPQFVSDEFSSFFKTNGIEHRTSAPYCPISNGQAERFVQIIKSGLKTDKIGSFQERLNRVLLSYRRAPNVVTGKSPAELLFGRKIRSRISLVLPVKKSDTKLPSNVKRKFDIGDLVHFRLYSGSQKWSTGKIQKKAGDVIYYIRFNNQVHKRHVNQIRKASSSIPNCRDETNFEFQVLNENEDQPVVRDFQTEENVGHGSPSVSPNARHVSPNVSLNDSPKISPNLGPRRSKREKRKPIRFSP; encoded by the coding sequence ATGGACTTCTGTGGTATAACCGGTAAtaataaagtgaaatttttcatcgctaGTATTGGATCCGAAACATTTGCGATTTTGAGGCGGCTTGCTTGTCCAAAGCGCCCAAAAGAATTAACTTTCGACGAGTGTATAAAATTATTGGAAGAGTATTTCGATCCTAAACCGTTGCAAGACGTATGTCGTTATAAATTCAGAAAACGAAAGCAGttagaaaacgaaaaattcgctACATTTCATGCTGCTTTGAACGAATTATCAGTGAATTGCAATTTCGGTGATCGAATGGAAGAAGAAATTCGAAGTCAAATTATATTCGGTGTATACGATGGTCGAGTTCAGAAGCAGTTATTTAATACTCCAAATCTCACGTTCAAAAAAGCTGTCGAAATAATTACCAATTTCGAATTGGCTAATAAAAGTTACAATGAGGTTCATGTTGGcgaaaattcaagttcaagttATACAGCTGCGCCTAATGTTAAAACTGAACCGAATGTAAATAAAGTAAACGAACGagtaaagaaaaattattttcctgcTTCGAAAAAGAGAAGACCTCCATCAAAAGTTCCTGTTGCACCGTCAGCTAAACCAGATCAAAATTCAGTTGATGTTTGCTATCGTTGTGCAAGAAAAAATCACCGTGCACCTGAATGTCGTTTTATAAATAGTACCTGTAATTCCTGTAAGGAGGTTGGTCATTTAGCCACAGTTTGcggaaaaaatcacgatgaaatTCGAGCAGTGGCTTTCCGTAAAAAGAATTCATCGGTCAAAGTTGTAAATACAAAGCATTCGTTAGAATCGGTTGTTGATATCGGAAAAGTGTCCGCAGTTTCGGTTTCGAGTGCGAAAAATAATGATTCAGAATTACCacctgataaaatttttattgtgctCGCCGTGAATGATAAATCTGTCAAATTTGAAGCGGATTGTGGTTCCGATTTTACGTTTATGTCGCTTGCCGAATGTACGAAATtaggtttgaaaaataaaattcaacgtgCGCATCGTGTATTCGAATCATACGATCATAGTTCTATCGAGCTTTTTGGAATTGTACCTGTTAAAGTGCGTTATAAAAGTCGTGTATTGAATCTTCGACTTCGTATTGTGGATGGCGATTATTCTACGCTTCTTGGTCGTGATTGGTTACTGCCGTTCAATATCGATGTTCGTGAACACGTTAATTcaactgcaaaaatttatcaaaccaAATTGAACGACCAAAACGAATTGTTGCGGAAAATCGAAGCGTTACATGAACGGTTTGCAGATTTGTTCGTTGAAGAAATCGGTTGTATTCCAAATTCAGAAGTGGATATACATTTGCAACCAGACGCTGTTCCTGTTTTTTGTCGAGCTCGTCAAGTGCCCTTTGCGTTACAGAAAGCGGTTAACGATGAAATTGATCGACTAGTGGCCAATGGAATTTATACCCCCACCACTTCATCAAAATGGGCCACACCAATTGTTCCGGTAAAGAAAAGTAACGGTGCGATTCGTTTAGTCGGTGACTACAGTATTACAGTCAACCGTCACATtgtgccaaaaaattacccaataccGAATATTGAAGAAGTGTTGGTTGGTTTCAGTGGTTGTTGTTATTTCACGAAATACGATATTCGTGATGCGTACATGCacaaaaagttttcgaaaagtGCATCAGAAATTGCAACTGTCAACACACCGAAGGGTCTTTTCCATGTAAACCGAATGGCTCAAGGTTTGCAAATGTCTGCGACGGAGTGGCAATCGTTTATCGATGATATGACAAAATTGATCCAGGGATGCGCTGCGTTTTACGATGACGtgaaaatttcttcatcttCACCAGAAGAACATTTGCGAAGAATTGAAGAATTCCTTATCGCATGCCGAAAGAACAATCTCCGTTTACACAAAGATAAATGTGTACTTTTGACTGACAAATTGGATTACCTCGGTTACAGTGTTGATAAAAACGGTTTGCACAAAACTACTGAAAAGGTTGATGCGATAATTAAAGCCAAGAGACCTGAAAATGCGGACCAATTGAAAGCTTTTACTGGCTTATGCGGTTATTATGCCAGGTTCGTGCCAAATTTGAGTGATATCATGCATCCTCTCAACTTACTTCAACGTAAAAATGCTCGTTTCGTGTGGTCTGATGAATGCGAAAATTCCTTTCGTaaaattaaagaagaaattGCTTCGGAACGAGTACTTCATCATTTTGACCCAAATAAGAAGCTGATTTTGGCTACCGATGCATCGCCTTACGCCTTGGGAGCTGTACTTAGCCATATCGATGGAAATGGCAACGAACGTCCAATTGCGTTTGCTTCGCGTTCGTTAACCCCTACCGAGTGTCGTTACAGTCAAATCGACAAAGAAAGTCTTGGAATTTATTGGGGCGTTAAGAAGTTTTTTAACTACGTTTATGGTAGAAAGTTCGAATTACAAACGGATTGTCAGCCATTGCAGTCAATTTTTGCGTCAACAGCAAGCAAACCTTCGCTAAGTGCAACACGTCTTCTGCATTATGCGTTATTTTTACAAGGATTCGATTATGAAATTAAATACCGTAATTCGAAGTATCATGCGAATGCAGATTTTGCATCAAGGTTTCCAGTAACGAAGGGCAATCCTAATCAAATCGATATGCCAACGCAAATTCACCGCGTTCAACTTCAAACCTTACCTGTGACTGCGAAGGAAATTGCAGACGAAATTTTAAACGATGATTCGGTTTTGTCGTTATATCTCCAACTTCAAGGTATCGATCCGATTAGAAGAAAATCGCAAGAGTTGCAGGAGTATTCGTTACAGGATGGTTGTATTTTCAGAGGAGAACGTGTCTATATTCCTCCCTCCCTCCGTTCTCGAATTCTCAAAGAACTGCACGTTGGCCATTTGGGCATTGTCAAATGTAGACAATTAGCTCGATGTTTTGTATATTGGCCTGGAATCGATAGTGATATTCAGAAGGAAATTTCTGCCTGTACTGAATGTGCTGTAAATGCCAAAGATCCGGATCGAGTCAAGCCACATCCATGGTTACCTACCGAAGAACCGTGGCAAAGAGTTCATTTTGACTGTGCTCAATTCGAGAGCAAGCAAATGCTCATTATCGTGGATTCATTTTCGAAATGGGTTGAAGTTTACCAGTTAAATTCGATGTCTGCCTCAAAGCTGTTAGAGTGCTTAGACGAATGTTTTTCTCGTCTTGGTTTTCCTTTGGTTTGCGTCTCAGATAACGCTCCGCAATTTGTGTCGgatgaattttcttcatttttcaagaccAACGGAATAGAGCATCGAACATCAGCTCCGTATTGTCCGATAAGCAACGGCCAAGCCGAACGATTTGTGCAGATTATCAAATCTGGTTTGAAAACAGATAAAATCGGTTCGTTTCAGGAACGCCTAAATCGTGTATTGTTATCTTATCGGCGTGCTCCTAATGTAGTGACAGGGAAGTCACCTGCCGAATTATTATTTGGGCGAAAAATACGTTCAAGAATTTCTTTAGTGTTGCCTGTCAAAAAGAGCGATACCAAGTTACCTTCGAATGTGAAACGAAAATTCGATATTGGCGATTTAGTGCATTTCCGTTTGTACTCCGGTTCTCAAAAATGGTCTACtggtaaaattcaaaagaaagcTGGAGATGTAATTTATTATATTCGATTTAACAATCAAGTCCACAAAAGGCATGTGAACCAGATCAGAAAAGCGAGTTCTTCGATTCCGAATTGTCGAGACGAAacgaatttcgagtttcaagtATTGAACGAAAATGAAGATCAGCCCGTGGTTCGGGATTTTCAAACCGAAGAAAATGTGGGGCATGGTTCGCCTAGCGTTTCACCAAATGCGAGGCATGTTTCGCCTAATGTTTCGCTTAATGATTCTCctaaaatttcaccgaatttaGGACCTCGTAGgtcaaaacgtgaaaaaagaaaaccaattCGATTTTCTCCATAG